One window from the genome of Sulfodiicoccus acidiphilus encodes:
- a CDS encoding carboxypeptidase M32 codes for MDPVIERINTSFKRVKAIRYTQSLMGWDLETYMPPMGAEARGAVAAELSAMEQEAILSLGSLLDRAVERKDLTDVERGIVRVVGRELKFYRAIPQEVLKELSAVTSKASVVWREARKEADFSKFRPYLERIVDLEKTIAEKLGYSKHPYDALLDIYEEGLTVKDVDRIYSELLPASKQVLDKVRAEEKFPASHPLEEVKYEEGSMREVNEHLINLLGMPKEKFRIDVSAHPFTVGLSTGDVRITTRYEGRDFRSTMFSVIHECGHAIYELQLNSELEFTPVGGAASYSIHESQSRFWENVVGRSQEFTSLIYPYLRSKLQFLSGYDREEIYKYFNLVRPSLIRVDADEITYNFHTAIRYEIEKKLIAGDMDAQEIPAAWEELTEKYLGLRPRNDAEGALQDVHWSGGSFGYFPTYTLGNVIAATLGYKVPHLYERVMEGNFGPLKEFLKEKIHRWGSIYSPKELLRKALGVEYEPEYLVRYLQEKYL; via the coding sequence ATGGATCCCGTAATCGAGCGGATTAACACTTCGTTCAAGAGAGTCAAGGCCATAAGGTACACCCAATCGCTTATGGGGTGGGACCTTGAGACGTACATGCCACCTATGGGTGCGGAGGCCAGGGGAGCAGTCGCTGCAGAGCTCTCAGCCATGGAGCAGGAGGCGATCCTCTCACTAGGATCTCTCCTAGATCGGGCGGTAGAGAGGAAGGATCTGACAGACGTTGAGAGAGGAATAGTTAGGGTTGTAGGTAGGGAATTGAAGTTCTACAGGGCCATACCCCAGGAAGTCTTGAAGGAGTTAAGTGCGGTGACCTCTAAGGCTTCTGTAGTGTGGAGGGAAGCGAGGAAGGAAGCCGACTTCTCCAAGTTCAGACCCTACTTGGAGAGGATAGTAGACCTTGAGAAAACTATAGCGGAGAAACTGGGATACTCGAAACATCCATACGACGCTCTCCTCGACATTTACGAGGAGGGCCTCACGGTTAAAGATGTGGACAGGATCTACTCGGAACTACTTCCAGCCTCGAAGCAAGTTCTCGATAAAGTTAGGGCCGAGGAAAAATTCCCAGCCTCTCACCCTCTAGAGGAAGTCAAGTACGAAGAGGGCTCGATGAGGGAAGTGAACGAACATCTGATAAACCTCCTAGGAATGCCCAAGGAGAAGTTCAGGATAGACGTCTCTGCACACCCTTTCACTGTTGGACTCTCCACAGGGGACGTGAGGATTACCACGAGGTACGAGGGGAGGGACTTCAGGTCAACTATGTTCTCTGTCATACACGAGTGTGGACATGCCATCTACGAACTACAGCTTAACAGCGAGCTGGAGTTCACACCAGTTGGTGGGGCGGCGTCCTACTCGATTCACGAGTCCCAGTCCAGGTTCTGGGAAAACGTTGTAGGGAGGAGCCAGGAATTCACGTCCTTGATATACCCATATCTTCGCTCGAAGCTTCAGTTCCTATCGGGTTACGACAGAGAGGAGATATATAAGTACTTCAACTTGGTGAGGCCGAGCCTGATAAGGGTTGACGCCGACGAAATAACTTATAATTTCCATACCGCGATAAGGTACGAAATAGAGAAGAAACTGATAGCGGGGGATATGGACGCTCAGGAGATACCTGCTGCGTGGGAGGAGCTAACGGAGAAGTACTTGGGACTAAGGCCGAGGAATGACGCGGAAGGAGCCCTGCAAGACGTTCACTGGTCTGGAGGTTCCTTCGGCTACTTCCCCACTTACACCTTGGGGAACGTGATTGCAGCAACATTGGGGTACAAAGTTCCCCACCTCTACGAGAGGGTGATGGAGGGTAACTTCGGCCCGCTTAAGGAGTTCTTAAAGGAGAAAATACACAGGTGGGGTTCGATATACTCACCCAAGGAACTCCTAAGGAAGGCGTTAGGTGTAGAATACGAACCGGAATACCTTGTCAGGTACCTGCAAGAGAAGTACTTGTAA
- a CDS encoding CaiB/BaiF CoA transferase family protein, giving the protein MTYDLLKGVKVVDLSRAMAGPYCTMMLADAGADVIKVEPPVGDETRLWGPPFQNGESTYFMSVNRNKRSIVIDLKKEQGKEVLRRLLENADVLVENFRPGVMEKMGFGYEQVSKLNPKIIYCSISGFGQWGPYKDRPGYDLIAYAVSGMMSITGEEGRPPVKAGVPVSDIGAGMFGAFAIVSALFRRVSTGKGEYIDVSLLEGQIAWLTHQAGAYFATGQNPKKMGSAHSSIAPYQAFKAKDDYFVLAVGNDEQWARFCKAVGAEHLLNDPRFRSNPDRVRNRDALIQELEKVFSTDSSTEWVRRISEAGIPCSRIYKLSDVFTDPHVLARETVQEIDHPRAGKVKQISPPYKLKGSKFRIALPPPVLGQHTEEVLRELGYSEEQVKNMVKEGSVLITSTSLAGT; this is encoded by the coding sequence ATGACCTACGACCTCCTTAAGGGAGTGAAAGTGGTAGATCTCAGTAGGGCCATGGCTGGGCCCTACTGCACCATGATGTTAGCTGACGCTGGGGCAGATGTAATAAAGGTCGAACCCCCCGTGGGAGACGAGACGAGACTCTGGGGGCCACCTTTCCAAAACGGGGAGAGCACCTACTTCATGAGCGTCAACAGGAACAAGAGGAGCATCGTGATCGACCTTAAGAAGGAACAGGGGAAGGAGGTCCTCAGGAGGCTCTTGGAGAACGCTGACGTGTTAGTGGAGAATTTCAGGCCAGGGGTAATGGAGAAAATGGGGTTCGGATACGAACAGGTCTCAAAGCTTAATCCCAAGATAATATACTGTTCCATCTCGGGCTTCGGCCAATGGGGTCCGTATAAGGACAGGCCGGGTTACGACCTCATAGCATACGCTGTGAGTGGGATGATGAGCATAACTGGAGAGGAGGGGAGACCTCCAGTTAAGGCCGGAGTGCCAGTCTCAGACATAGGAGCGGGCATGTTCGGGGCCTTCGCTATAGTCTCTGCTCTATTCAGGAGAGTATCGACAGGTAAGGGGGAATACATAGACGTGAGCCTACTTGAGGGGCAGATCGCTTGGCTCACTCACCAGGCCGGAGCCTACTTCGCCACAGGTCAGAACCCAAAGAAGATGGGCTCGGCCCACTCTTCCATCGCCCCCTATCAAGCCTTCAAGGCCAAGGACGATTACTTCGTGCTAGCGGTGGGAAACGACGAGCAGTGGGCCAGGTTCTGTAAGGCAGTAGGGGCGGAACACCTCCTGAATGACCCCCGATTCAGGAGCAATCCTGACAGGGTCAGGAACAGGGACGCGCTAATTCAGGAGTTAGAAAAAGTCTTCTCCACAGATTCTTCGACAGAGTGGGTTAGAAGGATATCCGAGGCGGGAATACCCTGCAGCAGGATCTACAAGCTCAGCGACGTCTTCACTGACCCTCACGTCTTAGCAAGGGAAACTGTACAGGAAATTGATCACCCTAGAGCCGGGAAAGTCAAACAGATCTCGCCTCCCTACAAGTTGAAGGGCTCGAAGTTCAGGATCGCCCTGCCACCGCCTGTTCTAGGCCAACATACTGAGGAGGTACTTAGGGAATTGGGATACTCGGAGGAACAAGTTAAAAACATGGTAAAGGAGGGATCTGTGTTGATTACAAGTACTTCTCTTGCAGGTACCTGA
- a CDS encoding cytosine deaminase yields the protein MKLDLVIKDCTLPGLNGRYDVGVREGVIQEIGRELSGEVEYRADGRLLVPGMGDMHVHLDSALTLGKPRFNQSGTLLEGIEIWGEYKRTMTKEDVKRRAIRAVEWMLVQGVTMIRTHADVTDHSLTGLRALLELKEELKGFVDLQVTAFPQDGILTDKVNVELLEKAVEMGADNVGMIPHNEMTREDGVRSISIAFELAQKYDRGVDGHVDETDDPNSRFLEVVAAETIRRRMTGKVSAGHVTAMHSYNGAYADKLIRLLRRAGVNVVVNPAVNLHLQGRYDTYPKRRGLARVRELLAAGVNVALGNDCVMDPWYPLGRGDILQSLFLAMHGAHLTSYQDVVGALGLVTYNAAKVFGLKKYGIEKGNPADLVLFDARHPLEVVRDQPTRMLVVKGGKVVARGEPERYELLAPERKEISFSPSFP from the coding sequence ATGAAACTGGACTTAGTAATTAAGGATTGTACGTTGCCTGGATTAAACGGCAGATATGACGTGGGAGTCAGAGAGGGAGTAATTCAGGAAATTGGTAGGGAGCTCTCTGGGGAGGTGGAGTATAGAGCTGATGGTAGACTACTCGTCCCTGGAATGGGAGATATGCATGTCCACCTCGATTCCGCCTTGACCCTGGGAAAGCCGAGGTTCAACCAGAGCGGAACCCTCCTGGAGGGCATAGAAATATGGGGCGAATACAAGAGGACTATGACGAAGGAGGACGTGAAGAGACGAGCGATAAGAGCGGTGGAGTGGATGTTAGTTCAGGGCGTCACCATGATCAGGACCCACGCCGACGTCACAGATCATAGCCTTACAGGTTTGAGGGCCCTGCTGGAGCTTAAGGAGGAATTAAAGGGATTCGTCGACCTCCAAGTTACCGCCTTTCCTCAGGACGGAATATTAACGGATAAGGTCAACGTAGAGCTCCTAGAGAAAGCAGTGGAGATGGGAGCAGACAACGTAGGTATGATACCTCATAACGAGATGACTCGGGAGGACGGGGTTAGATCGATCTCTATAGCGTTTGAATTGGCGCAGAAGTACGATCGTGGAGTAGATGGACACGTGGACGAGACGGACGATCCAAACTCTAGATTTCTAGAGGTGGTGGCGGCAGAGACGATAAGGAGGAGAATGACAGGAAAGGTGTCAGCTGGCCACGTAACTGCCATGCACTCCTATAACGGGGCATATGCGGACAAACTGATCAGGTTGCTCAGGAGAGCCGGGGTGAACGTAGTCGTCAACCCAGCCGTAAACCTCCACCTACAGGGCAGGTATGATACGTACCCGAAGAGGAGGGGATTGGCGAGGGTGAGGGAATTGTTAGCTGCTGGCGTTAACGTGGCCCTAGGTAACGATTGCGTTATGGACCCTTGGTACCCGCTGGGGAGAGGTGACATACTGCAGTCCCTATTCCTAGCAATGCATGGAGCCCACTTGACGTCCTATCAGGACGTCGTTGGCGCTCTCGGTCTAGTCACATATAATGCCGCAAAGGTGTTCGGACTCAAAAAATATGGAATTGAAAAAGGAAATCCAGCCGATCTAGTCCTGTTTGATGCACGCCATCCCCTTGAGGTAGTCAGGGACCAGCCGACCAGGATGTTGGTGGTCAAAGGGGGAAAGGTGGTAGCTAGGGGTGAACCCGAGAGGTACGAGCTCTTGGCTCCCGAGAGGAAGGAAATCAGTTTTTCTCCCTCTTTCCCCTGA
- a CDS encoding mechanosensitive ion channel domain-containing protein → MVAFAIQQVLGVVAGPFLLTSEPPKIGDEVVTLGNNGRVKAVSTLFAFLVKTDVTKVMIPYNIILGNKVYLKSAPLEQRTLKVQQERLQTEFSTYKEKEKYHASDPRQPGQK, encoded by the coding sequence GTGGTGGCCTTCGCGATTCAACAGGTGTTGGGAGTAGTGGCTGGTCCCTTCCTTCTTACAAGTGAGCCCCCCAAGATAGGTGACGAAGTCGTCACGCTAGGTAATAACGGTAGAGTAAAGGCCGTGTCCACATTATTCGCCTTTCTAGTGAAGACAGATGTAACCAAGGTAATGATTCCCTATAACATCATACTTGGAAACAAGGTGTACTTGAAGTCAGCACCACTGGAACAGAGGACCTTAAAAGTCCAGCAAGAGCGACTTCAGACCGAGTTTTCTACTTATAAGGAAAAGGAGAAATATCATGCCAGTGATCCAAGGCAACCCGGACAAAAGTAA
- a CDS encoding NCS1 family nucleobase:cation symporter-1 translates to MTEERETSERVEATKFYPDKGYLELERKFPEEKYLWNEDVHPTPVKHRTWGSWTFFAIWFGMAMEVESWALVSIGYSFGLNWFWSLVSVAAGNLIVLVPMIIQSHGGARYGIPETPLTRSRWGIYGNWIPSLLRGIIGAGWWGIDTWIISEAIGAMYLVLTHGTGLLLKLVSQNPADLPFLIATINPDLFWGVFLLTIAARLAILYVSPPRTGQKVLKVVSWTVPFVSFAGFFILFFNVMSMASWHWQPILDIPTTVSGSAFWYALIGLINANVAFWATMALSMPDYTRFAKTQFAQTAGQLPLPLLMTAIGAFGLVTTGASYVVFKTPIWDPIVLSALSISNPALAITALFLLLLGVVVVNIYADTVGPAYDFSNIYPKKLSWFAGVVIVVLVAGALQSWTYYFNAFSYVENWLLTYGALLGGVEGIIVFDYALLRRFKFELFDIFYSKGRFRYFKGVNPAAVIAFVISMILVFPPNSYLPTSISSLYPGQSWVFQDSWISAILLSGLIYTALMVFWVIPRYQPWLRGSPLKGYTSKETEEIFRGKREKN, encoded by the coding sequence ATGACTGAGGAAAGAGAAACCTCAGAAAGAGTTGAAGCAACCAAGTTCTACCCGGACAAGGGTTACTTGGAGCTCGAAAGGAAGTTCCCAGAAGAGAAGTACCTGTGGAACGAGGACGTCCACCCAACTCCAGTCAAACACAGAACGTGGGGGTCGTGGACTTTCTTCGCCATATGGTTCGGAATGGCCATGGAGGTGGAGTCCTGGGCCCTCGTGTCTATAGGTTACTCTTTCGGTCTCAATTGGTTCTGGAGCCTCGTGTCTGTAGCTGCCGGGAACCTCATCGTCCTCGTTCCTATGATAATACAAAGCCACGGAGGAGCGAGGTATGGGATACCCGAGACGCCATTAACTAGAAGTAGATGGGGAATATACGGAAACTGGATCCCTTCTCTTCTTAGAGGCATAATAGGTGCAGGTTGGTGGGGAATAGACACCTGGATAATATCGGAGGCCATAGGGGCTATGTACCTAGTACTCACACATGGTACAGGATTGCTCTTGAAGCTAGTGTCCCAGAATCCAGCTGACTTACCTTTTCTGATAGCTACAATAAACCCGGATTTGTTCTGGGGAGTGTTTCTCCTAACAATAGCAGCCAGGCTCGCCATACTCTATGTCTCCCCTCCCAGGACTGGACAGAAAGTTCTCAAAGTGGTTAGCTGGACAGTTCCCTTCGTGAGCTTCGCGGGTTTCTTCATACTATTCTTCAACGTCATGTCCATGGCCAGCTGGCACTGGCAGCCCATACTCGATATTCCCACTACAGTCTCTGGATCAGCCTTCTGGTACGCCCTGATAGGGCTGATAAACGCCAATGTGGCTTTCTGGGCCACCATGGCTCTCTCAATGCCTGACTACACCAGGTTCGCGAAGACTCAGTTCGCCCAAACTGCCGGACAGTTGCCCCTACCACTTCTCATGACCGCCATAGGGGCGTTCGGCCTCGTGACAACTGGGGCCTCCTACGTCGTCTTCAAGACTCCCATATGGGATCCAATAGTATTGTCTGCGCTCTCGATATCCAACCCGGCTTTAGCGATTACTGCCCTCTTCCTTCTCCTGCTGGGAGTGGTTGTAGTCAATATATACGCGGACACGGTTGGACCTGCGTACGACTTCAGCAACATATACCCGAAGAAGTTGAGCTGGTTTGCTGGAGTTGTGATAGTCGTGCTAGTCGCTGGGGCACTCCAATCGTGGACATACTACTTCAATGCCTTCAGTTACGTAGAGAACTGGTTGCTAACCTACGGTGCCCTATTGGGAGGGGTGGAGGGAATAATAGTGTTCGACTACGCTCTCCTCAGAAGGTTCAAGTTCGAGCTCTTCGATATTTTCTACTCCAAGGGCAGGTTCAGGTACTTCAAAGGAGTTAACCCAGCTGCAGTGATAGCTTTCGTGATCTCCATGATTCTGGTGTTCCCACCCAACTCTTACCTCCCCACTTCCATATCTTCCCTCTACCCCGGCCAGAGCTGGGTATTTCAAGACTCTTGGATATCCGCCATCCTTCTGTCTGGATTGATATATACGGCATTAATGGTGTTCTGGGTTATACCGAGGTACCAACCTTGGCTACGGGGAAGTCCCCTGAAGGGGTATACATCGAAGGAGACCGAGGAGATCTTCAGGGGAAAGAGGGAGAAAAACTGA
- a CDS encoding DUF2877 domain-containing protein → MLRNMESLEASAVGEDLLNELRRRGSVSLEIAVETQDNVYALFRGHLAPASDQPLITPYSVALSPSSKKVGVRASFEGNYLVLTMEGEARAYRRPGESSSDVVNLGEAVKIASVLGSTLSGELDLHVVKLLKHLIISKDDEPGRTLELAQRYVGAGGGSTPSFDDFLAGYLTGWGSSLQAYLDLSNTTQLSRSILSEVITDRDYLIEVAALRECLKGRGDLYSSSLRVASMGGSSGTFMLLGVLSAALQKSGRKDLMTALWNSLS, encoded by the coding sequence ATGCTGAGGAATATGGAATCTCTTGAGGCCTCGGCCGTGGGCGAGGACCTCCTGAACGAACTCAGGAGACGAGGCTCCGTTTCTTTAGAGATCGCGGTAGAAACGCAAGATAACGTTTACGCTCTCTTCAGGGGCCACTTGGCGCCCGCCTCAGATCAGCCATTGATAACACCGTACTCCGTGGCGCTTTCCCCGAGCTCAAAGAAGGTAGGAGTGAGGGCGTCCTTCGAGGGAAACTACCTGGTTCTTACTATGGAGGGGGAAGCTAGGGCCTATAGGAGGCCTGGTGAGAGTAGTTCTGACGTGGTAAACCTCGGCGAAGCGGTTAAGATTGCGTCAGTGCTTGGCTCCACGCTCTCCGGAGAACTAGACCTGCACGTGGTCAAGCTCCTGAAACATCTCATTATCTCAAAAGACGATGAGCCGGGGAGGACGTTGGAGCTAGCACAACGTTACGTGGGGGCTGGGGGAGGTAGCACTCCATCGTTCGACGACTTTCTAGCGGGCTACTTAACCGGTTGGGGAAGTTCACTCCAGGCCTACCTAGACCTGAGCAATACAACCCAGTTGAGTAGGAGCATACTTTCTGAAGTAATAACGGATAGAGACTACCTCATAGAGGTAGCAGCTCTAAGGGAGTGCCTTAAAGGCAGAGGCGACCTTTACTCCTCTTCCCTCCGGGTAGCCTCGATGGGGGGCTCTTCCGGAACATTCATGTTATTGGGAGTTTTGTCGGCGGCGTTGCAGAAATCGGGAAGGAAGGACTTGATGACGGCGCTCTGGAACTCGTTATCTTAG
- a CDS encoding (2Fe-2S)-binding protein — protein MRTSFKLNGSQVHVEVEDNETLLETLRERLETPSPKGACTQGVCGLCTVLINGQPIKSCLVLTGELEGDEVITLEGLERDELMKVIKESFVSNNGFQCGFCTSAFLLRSYSLLRNVRPKNRDEIRAGLAGVLCRCTGYKSIVDSVEEAASKVKGDNE, from the coding sequence GTGAGGACCTCATTCAAGTTGAACGGGTCTCAGGTTCATGTGGAAGTAGAGGACAACGAAACTCTCCTTGAGACCCTCAGGGAGAGGCTCGAGACGCCCTCCCCCAAGGGGGCCTGTACTCAAGGTGTGTGTGGTCTCTGTACGGTGTTAATTAATGGACAACCCATTAAATCCTGTCTAGTACTCACAGGGGAGCTTGAGGGAGACGAGGTCATTACCTTAGAGGGGTTGGAGAGGGACGAGTTGATGAAGGTTATCAAGGAAAGCTTCGTCTCCAACAACGGGTTTCAGTGTGGGTTCTGTACGTCAGCGTTCCTTCTCAGGTCCTACTCCCTTCTGAGAAATGTCAGACCTAAGAACAGGGACGAGATAAGGGCAGGACTAGCCGGGGTATTGTGCAGGTGTACAGGCTACAAGTCCATAGTGGACTCGGTGGAGGAGGCCGCCTCTAAGGTTAAAGGGGATAACGAGTGA
- a CDS encoding DUF1116 domain-containing protein, which yields MSLREEISKANEAAVERMMEASAIWIDVVEARKVLNVFGQPTLLHAGPPVSWEKASGPLRGALIGATLLEGWADSPEGAERKLQTGEVRLVPTHEVGVVAPMAGAVSPSMPLLVISDPKYGNRAYSNLNEGIGKVLRYGAYDESVLKRLKWMGSEFAESLKAAVDQAVKEKGGLDVKFILTQALNMGDEGHNRHAAGTSLFLNELARYLVMSDLAKDVLLRVLDFVKGNTFTFLNFAMGAAKVMTLAAHNVKYSTVVTVMSRNGTEAGIWISGLGNNWFTAPAKVPQGVLFPGFKPEDANPDIGDSAITETAGFGGFAMAAAPSIVSWVGGNVQFAVENTERMYQITHTKHRYFKIPYLSFQGTPTGIDLRKVVKTGIEPTINTGIAHRQAGVGQIGAGVVSMDMGMFKRALRRYAEEYGIS from the coding sequence ATGTCGCTCAGGGAGGAGATCTCGAAGGCCAACGAGGCCGCGGTAGAACGTATGATGGAGGCCTCAGCGATTTGGATCGATGTAGTGGAGGCGAGGAAAGTCCTTAACGTATTCGGTCAACCCACGCTCCTTCACGCTGGTCCTCCGGTCTCTTGGGAGAAGGCCTCAGGCCCTCTGAGGGGAGCATTAATAGGTGCGACGCTTCTAGAGGGGTGGGCAGACAGTCCAGAGGGGGCAGAGAGGAAGCTTCAGACGGGCGAGGTGAGACTGGTTCCAACACATGAGGTGGGGGTTGTTGCACCCATGGCTGGTGCCGTCTCACCTTCAATGCCCTTGCTAGTCATAAGTGATCCAAAGTATGGGAATAGGGCCTACTCCAATCTCAACGAGGGCATCGGGAAGGTGCTAAGGTATGGTGCATACGATGAGAGTGTGCTGAAGAGGTTGAAGTGGATGGGGTCAGAGTTCGCGGAGAGCCTTAAGGCTGCCGTAGATCAGGCGGTGAAGGAAAAGGGGGGACTTGACGTGAAGTTCATATTAACCCAGGCACTTAACATGGGTGATGAGGGTCACAACAGACACGCTGCAGGTACTTCACTCTTCTTGAACGAGTTAGCGAGGTACCTTGTGATGTCGGACCTAGCTAAGGACGTTTTACTCAGGGTACTGGATTTCGTGAAGGGTAATACGTTCACTTTCCTCAACTTCGCCATGGGGGCTGCCAAGGTCATGACATTGGCGGCCCACAACGTGAAGTACAGTACGGTTGTTACGGTGATGAGTAGGAACGGCACGGAGGCGGGGATATGGATAAGTGGACTCGGTAACAATTGGTTCACTGCCCCCGCCAAAGTGCCTCAGGGAGTTCTCTTCCCTGGCTTCAAACCTGAGGACGCAAACCCGGACATAGGGGATAGCGCCATCACTGAGACCGCGGGCTTCGGTGGGTTTGCCATGGCTGCTGCCCCCTCTATTGTCTCTTGGGTGGGAGGAAACGTTCAGTTCGCGGTCGAGAACACGGAGCGTATGTACCAGATAACTCACACTAAGCACAGGTATTTCAAGATACCTTACCTCTCCTTCCAGGGAACCCCGACGGGGATAGACCTCAGGAAAGTTGTGAAGACGGGAATCGAGCCCACTATAAACACTGGGATAGCTCACAGGCAGGCCGGCGTTGGGCAGATAGGAGCGGGCGTAGTGTCAATGGACATGGGCATGTTCAAGAGGGCCCTGAGGAGATATGCTGAGGAATATGGAATCTCTTGA
- a CDS encoding cytochrome P450 — MDELSPQFLLDPYPWLAHMRRNDPVHFDGEAWNVFLYEDVRNVLNQYQLFSSGFSGYDQTTAEELRTNRANELFDIPTKYTMLTADPPLHDELRSVTSPFFSPSHLATIENFVRETARALIRNSGNRFDLIRDFAVPLPIEVISKLLGLSRQDSSKVKRWSDAIALNLGKDSGMPTDWSALTEMLQFVNETLDSHKEGEDLISKIRRAEFRGKRLSRIEQLAYTVLLLIAGNETTTNLIGNAAVTLTRFHRWDSVSGGESTTWAVEEVLRFAPPVRRTFRVARRDVELRGRRIREGEGIRVWIASANRDESVFEEPDSFNPSRKPNPHLSFGSGIHLCLGAPLARLEARIALEELRNSGVRVKIEGLEPLPNVILNGFRSIPAEVGT; from the coding sequence GTGGATGAGCTTTCCCCTCAGTTCCTTCTAGACCCCTACCCGTGGCTTGCTCACATGAGGCGCAACGACCCAGTTCACTTCGACGGCGAGGCGTGGAACGTGTTCCTCTACGAGGACGTTAGAAACGTTTTGAATCAGTACCAACTCTTCTCGTCTGGGTTCAGTGGCTACGATCAGACCACGGCCGAGGAGTTGAGGACGAATAGGGCCAATGAGCTATTCGACATTCCGACTAAATATACCATGCTCACTGCAGATCCTCCTCTTCACGACGAGCTGAGGTCCGTTACGTCCCCTTTCTTTTCGCCTTCGCACCTGGCGACTATTGAGAACTTCGTAAGGGAGACGGCTAGGGCTCTAATCAGAAACTCGGGGAACAGGTTCGACTTAATAAGAGACTTCGCGGTCCCATTGCCTATCGAAGTGATCTCCAAGTTGCTCGGCCTTAGCAGACAAGATTCCTCTAAAGTTAAGAGATGGTCAGACGCCATAGCATTGAACTTAGGAAAAGATAGTGGAATGCCCACTGACTGGTCGGCTCTAACTGAGATGCTTCAGTTCGTAAACGAGACTCTGGACTCGCACAAGGAAGGAGAAGACCTGATAAGCAAAATAAGGAGAGCAGAGTTCAGGGGTAAGAGGCTATCGAGGATAGAGCAACTGGCCTACACTGTCCTACTCCTCATCGCGGGGAACGAGACTACTACAAACCTCATAGGGAATGCAGCCGTTACCCTGACCAGGTTCCACCGATGGGACTCGGTCTCAGGAGGGGAGTCGACCACCTGGGCCGTGGAGGAAGTACTTCGGTTCGCCCCTCCAGTGAGGAGGACCTTCAGGGTGGCCAGAAGGGATGTAGAGTTGAGGGGAAGAAGAATAAGGGAGGGTGAGGGGATAAGGGTGTGGATCGCCTCAGCCAACAGGGACGAGTCCGTGTTCGAGGAGCCTGATTCGTTCAATCCCTCGAGGAAACCAAACCCACACCTTAGCTTCGGTTCAGGAATTCACCTCTGCCTAGGGGCGCCCCTAGCTAGACTAGAGGCACGGATCGCCCTAGAGGAACTCAGGAACTCCGGAGTAAGGGTGAAGATAGAGGGGCTAGAACCATTGCCTAACGTCATTCTCAACGGCTTCCGCTCTATACCGGCGGAGGTAGGGACGTGA
- a CDS encoding FAD binding domain-containing protein has translation MLPRFKLLIPKTLEEAVQELSGGEATVVAGGTRVLLMTYMHVMRPEVLLSIRRLGLDFIQFKGDRIEVGANVTLSQLVGHDEVRGKFPLLHASASQVADPSIRNKATVVGNVVNAVPYSSLVPAFLLMEGEATIRGPKGQRVVRAVDFFKGPLETAQGQDELVTSLSFKKLEGRGSFTEFRNDSELPVMNVAVWKFPNGRVSVAFTGLTPVPTLMELGTLGDDFRTCFREVRTQLQDKFSDQAMDDLRAGAEYRLHLASVLTARMLTEVS, from the coding sequence GTGCTGCCTAGGTTCAAGCTACTGATACCCAAAACCTTAGAGGAAGCTGTCCAGGAATTGTCTGGGGGAGAAGCCACGGTAGTGGCGGGGGGTACTAGGGTACTGCTCATGACCTACATGCACGTTATGAGACCGGAAGTCCTCCTTTCCATAAGGAGGCTCGGACTCGATTTCATACAATTCAAGGGAGACCGGATAGAGGTGGGAGCTAACGTTACCTTGTCACAACTCGTTGGCCACGATGAAGTGAGAGGTAAGTTCCCCCTACTTCACGCATCCGCGTCCCAGGTGGCAGATCCATCGATCAGGAACAAGGCGACAGTGGTGGGTAACGTAGTGAACGCAGTACCTTACTCGTCTTTAGTTCCGGCGTTCCTCCTCATGGAAGGAGAGGCCACTATTCGAGGTCCCAAAGGCCAGAGGGTGGTGCGCGCAGTGGACTTCTTCAAGGGTCCTCTAGAGACAGCTCAGGGGCAGGACGAATTGGTGACCTCGCTCTCCTTCAAGAAGTTAGAGGGAAGAGGTTCCTTCACGGAGTTCAGGAACGACAGTGAGTTGCCCGTCATGAATGTGGCAGTTTGGAAGTTTCCCAACGGTAGGGTCTCCGTCGCCTTCACGGGCCTCACTCCTGTGCCTACGTTGATGGAACTCGGGACATTGGGCGACGACTTCAGGACGTGTTTCAGGGAGGTTAGGACACAACTCCAAGATAAGTTCTCGGACCAAGCCATGGACGACCTCAGGGCAGGGGCGGAGTATAGGCTCCACCTGGCTTCTGTTCTTACAGCGAGAATGTTGACGGAGGTGTCCTAA